One Paenibacillus sp. FSL H7-0737 DNA segment encodes these proteins:
- a CDS encoding glycoside hydrolase family 43 protein: MKYNNPILPGFYPDPSICRVGEDYFLVNSSFAYSPGIPIWHSKDLVHWKQLGYCLTRDSQLQFDKSVVSGGVWAPTIRHHNGRFYMVTTNQDSGGHFYVWTVDPAGEWSDPIYVDQEGIDPSLFFDDGKVYFTSTGTKDGMGIYQCEIDIETGHKLCDSRLIWTGSGGKFPEGPHLYKINGYYYLMCAEGGTEYGHMETIARSKSPYGPYESSPRNPILTHRSSDYPIQATGHGDLVEAQDGSWWAVFLGIRPVGYPYRHHLGRETFLAPVHWSEDGWPMIGDHGVVGLEMEADTPPPVLWEDEPETDDFNRSDLGMSWNFIRNAKKVDWSLQERPGWLALHGADVRLSEQGTPAFIGCRQRHLDCEISTKMEFNPLDGDEAGLVVFMDQMYHYEIGLTQVEGENVITLRRQVGSISDVKYSSPLEDTVVELKIQALPEKYLFSYRGADQLWHPLGEAETHLISTEVAGGFTGVFFGMYNYSINRTIAYYDWFRYQKE, translated from the coding sequence ATGAAATATAACAATCCGATATTACCAGGTTTTTATCCAGATCCAAGCATTTGCAGAGTAGGCGAGGATTACTTTTTGGTAAACAGTTCATTTGCTTACTCTCCGGGAATACCCATTTGGCATAGTAAAGATTTAGTCCATTGGAAGCAGCTCGGGTATTGCTTAACACGTGATTCCCAGCTTCAATTTGATAAATCGGTCGTGTCTGGAGGGGTGTGGGCACCAACCATTCGTCATCATAATGGTCGATTCTACATGGTGACGACAAATCAGGATAGCGGTGGACATTTCTATGTTTGGACGGTGGATCCAGCAGGTGAGTGGTCGGATCCTATTTATGTGGATCAGGAAGGGATTGATCCATCCTTATTTTTTGACGATGGAAAAGTATATTTTACAAGCACTGGCACCAAGGATGGTATGGGAATCTACCAATGTGAGATTGATATTGAAACGGGCCATAAGCTGTGCGATTCTCGTTTGATATGGACAGGCAGTGGCGGTAAATTTCCTGAAGGACCACATCTTTATAAAATAAATGGCTACTATTATTTAATGTGTGCTGAAGGCGGGACAGAATATGGACACATGGAAACCATAGCAAGAAGTAAATCACCCTATGGACCCTATGAATCCTCACCCCGGAACCCCATTTTGACTCACCGGAGCTCGGATTACCCTATACAAGCTACGGGACATGGCGATCTGGTAGAAGCACAGGATGGCAGCTGGTGGGCGGTATTTCTAGGGATTCGACCAGTAGGATATCCATATCGACATCATCTTGGCAGAGAGACATTTCTTGCTCCGGTCCATTGGAGTGAAGATGGATGGCCGATGATTGGAGATCACGGTGTTGTTGGATTAGAAATGGAAGCTGACACTCCACCACCAGTGCTATGGGAAGACGAGCCTGAGACCGATGATTTTAATCGATCTGATTTAGGAATGAGCTGGAATTTTATTCGCAATGCTAAAAAAGTCGATTGGTCTTTGCAGGAGCGACCAGGGTGGCTGGCATTACATGGAGCGGATGTGAGATTAAGCGAACAGGGAACGCCTGCATTTATTGGCTGTAGACAGCGTCACTTGGATTGTGAAATCTCCACTAAAATGGAATTCAACCCACTAGATGGTGATGAAGCGGGTCTCGTTGTGTTTATGGATCAGATGTATCACTACGAAATCGGACTAACCCAGGTAGAAGGTGAAAATGTGATTACGCTGCGAAGACAAGTGGGTAGCATAAGTGATGTAAAATATTCTTCTCCATTGGAAGACACAGTCGTAGAATTGAAGATTCAAGCATTACCTGAGAAATATTTGTTCTCTTATCGAGGTGCAGATCAGTTATGGCATCCACTAGGTGAAGCGGAGACACACTTGATCTCTACTGAAGTGGCAGGTGGATTTACCGGAGTGTTCTTTGGGATGTATAACTACTCTATCAACCGAACAATCGCATATTATGATTGGTTCCGCTATCAAAAGGAATAA
- a CDS encoding RICIN domain-containing protein — MKRSLIRYGLKTLLALVLVVSASSLALTSTTYAGVPIPLKIINEHSNNVLSVSGADSQADGALIVQYIDQGAEYQKWYLEIAENGYYNFRNIASGDLLDVNGASSSDGASVIQWPSNNGWNQQWELIPTGEKNMYKIKNRASGKLLDISGQDKTSGAQAIQWSDNGGHNQHWYIEYIRKN; from the coding sequence ATGAAACGATCTCTCATTCGGTACGGTTTGAAAACTCTTTTGGCACTTGTGTTAGTTGTATCTGCATCATCACTCGCACTAACTTCAACGACGTACGCTGGAGTGCCAATTCCTCTCAAAATTATTAATGAACACAGCAATAACGTGCTGTCAGTCAGCGGAGCGGATTCACAAGCAGACGGTGCGCTTATCGTACAATACATCGATCAAGGAGCAGAGTATCAAAAATGGTATCTCGAAATTGCAGAAAACGGATATTATAATTTCAGAAACATTGCTAGCGGAGATTTATTGGATGTCAACGGAGCATCTTCATCCGATGGGGCCAGTGTTATTCAATGGCCGAGCAATAACGGGTGGAACCAACAGTGGGAACTTATTCCAACTGGTGAAAAAAACATGTATAAAATTAAAAACCGAGCCAGTGGCAAGTTATTGGATATTTCGGGACAAGATAAAACCAGCGGTGCGCAGGCCATTCAATGGAGTGATAACGGCGGTCACAATCAGCACTGGTATATAGAATATATACGGAAAAATTAA
- a CDS encoding DUF3955 domain-containing protein — MKKKYLLAASPLLLSIISLMISRMVGSSVGSDGILHEPAFFLIPLSYLFFFCSIVAFLFVGLGSVLNNRKKIS; from the coding sequence ATGAAAAAGAAATATCTATTAGCCGCTTCACCATTATTATTAAGCATCATCAGTTTAATGATCTCACGTATGGTGGGTTCAAGCGTGGGATCGGATGGAATCTTGCATGAGCCGGCTTTCTTCTTAATTCCGCTTAGTTACCTATTTTTTTTCTGCAGTATTGTAGCATTTCTATTCGTAGGTCTCGGGTCAGTCCTCAATAATAGAAAAAAGATTTCGTAA
- a CDS encoding response regulator transcription factor produces MKPIFKIMIVDDEMLVRQGIKHLLDWEQEGYRIVGEASNGVEALSMMDELNPHIIITDIVMPIMGGEKLVKIVKEKYPHIEVIVLSSFSEYDYVRSTFQSGVADYILKPKLEADYLLSILNKTTAKMAGMKISDSGADPEEKQLLFAIEKLITGYESVLEPALLHSKFPHVQFAFFGADMKHIKDSGDKLTFANEIERGIQKLALDDVVFIRLKFVNDSVIYLLNVNPEHWDELVIELRYLISEIEHRVRETHFIISQSFAHFERLGEIYRDNYLKLTRYSFYLPERSLIENDHLPGLPGAYQEIDMGELMDQLRRKQFQKAFTEFLEYVHLRSMDYRIDIFEFKSLLGNFIFNVATTLGKMKCEIGGLEETKYDYFRKIDEAMYASDAIAVTEAFIREVERTIGETNSSINPNMTKLLEYIQNHYADPITLTGVARQFHFNASYLSSYFTAHNGEGFSEYLNKVRLEKAMELLETTEKSISDISASVGYSDQSYFTKVFKKQTGISPSRYRRRDVEQP; encoded by the coding sequence ATGAAACCAATATTTAAGATTATGATTGTGGATGACGAGATGCTGGTTAGACAGGGAATTAAACATCTTTTGGATTGGGAACAAGAAGGGTATCGAATCGTCGGAGAGGCCTCTAACGGTGTTGAAGCACTGAGTATGATGGATGAGCTGAATCCTCATATTATTATTACGGATATCGTAATGCCAATAATGGGCGGGGAGAAGCTAGTCAAGATCGTTAAGGAGAAGTACCCACACATTGAAGTAATCGTCTTAAGCAGCTTCAGTGAATACGATTATGTCCGTTCCACATTTCAGAGTGGGGTAGCGGATTACATCCTTAAGCCGAAACTGGAAGCCGATTATCTGTTGTCCATCCTAAATAAAACTACAGCTAAGATGGCAGGGATGAAGATAAGCGACTCAGGGGCCGATCCAGAGGAAAAGCAGCTTTTGTTCGCGATCGAGAAGCTCATCACGGGATATGAGTCAGTGCTAGAACCTGCTTTGCTTCATTCCAAGTTTCCACACGTACAATTCGCATTTTTCGGAGCAGATATGAAGCATATTAAAGATTCTGGTGATAAGTTAACGTTCGCAAATGAAATCGAAAGAGGAATTCAAAAGTTAGCATTGGACGATGTTGTGTTTATTCGGTTAAAGTTTGTTAACGACTCGGTCATTTATTTGCTTAACGTTAATCCAGAACATTGGGACGAGCTTGTGATTGAACTCCGTTATCTGATCTCAGAAATAGAACATCGTGTGAGAGAAACACATTTTATTATCAGTCAGAGCTTCGCGCACTTTGAGAGACTTGGTGAGATTTATCGAGACAATTACTTGAAGCTTACACGATACAGTTTCTACTTGCCAGAACGAAGTCTGATTGAGAATGATCATTTGCCGGGTCTTCCGGGAGCATATCAGGAAATTGATATGGGAGAATTAATGGACCAGTTGAGACGTAAGCAATTCCAGAAGGCATTTACAGAGTTTCTTGAATATGTCCATCTGCGTTCAATGGATTATCGCATTGATATTTTCGAATTTAAATCGCTATTGGGCAACTTTATATTTAACGTAGCGACCACGCTTGGAAAAATGAAGTGTGAGATCGGAGGTCTGGAGGAGACCAAATACGACTACTTCCGAAAAATAGATGAAGCGATGTATGCAAGTGATGCTATTGCTGTTACCGAAGCATTCATTCGAGAAGTTGAGCGCACGATTGGTGAGACGAATTCATCGATTAACCCCAATATGACAAAGCTACTCGAATATATTCAGAATCATTATGCAGATCCGATCACACTGACAGGGGTAGCTAGACAGTTCCACTTCAATGCTTCTTATTTATCGAGTTATTTTACTGCCCATAATGGAGAAGGCTTTAGTGAGTACCTGAATAAAGTCCGTTTGGAAAAAGCTATGGAATTGCTCGAGACAACAGAAAAATCAATTTCTGATATTAGCGCAAGCGTGGGATATTCAGATCAGAGTTATTTCACCAAGGTATTTAAAAAGCAGACTGGCATTTCTCCAAGCCGGTACCGGAGACGGGACGTAGAGCAGCCATGA
- a CDS encoding sensor histidine kinase has product MIGNFINNIRKQGLFLKLFLVTLISIVTVSLLTLAITISMSEKLFLQTFSITNGKLLNQMKTNLESYNNIIATGATMMAQNEAIRNYLSSGETDAVNLAIKTYHMTEGMRAIRSNLSAVDVGIMIVGVNGRSYSTDPWYWDISADELMAHPITKETISHPDQILYQLDLRENKENVKEPMLVASKALFDHSTGRIYGTMYVAIRDRDFKPFYANFTSEGNDVVLLNKKGLIVSSSKTEMIGLRDKKLLQEVEDGGKDGDSTYVMGNERIVFSEYLPEFDFYMMNLIDKNAVTGQMVNAKAVTLTIMAIVAISLIIVFLITRKMTKSLRVLVKQMSSIPTGDFDNHVDVTNSSYEVKELGNAFNFMLDSLHDYVDKLMETQKQQRNAELAALQMQINPHFLYNTLASIKFLVQQGNKEKAAGTINSLISLLQNTVSDVHSTIPVSQELESLKHYVYINHVRYGEKIRVNYFVEPESLDYHMPKLILQPFIENAFFHAFNLKDEGRILIMISVQEEQLVCEVVDNGDGMDLDPNLLEEEQLPASKHKRQLFSGIGIRNVDDRIKLLYGERYGINITSKRNEGTQIVVTLPLLKN; this is encoded by the coding sequence ATGATTGGAAATTTCATTAACAATATTAGAAAGCAGGGCTTATTCCTCAAGCTGTTTCTCGTGACCCTGATTAGCATCGTAACTGTATCACTCTTGACGCTGGCTATTACAATTAGTATGTCGGAGAAATTATTTTTACAGACCTTTAGTATTACAAACGGCAAACTGCTGAATCAGATGAAGACAAACCTGGAATCGTATAACAATATTATTGCTACCGGTGCTACTATGATGGCTCAAAATGAAGCTATCCGGAACTATTTATCTAGCGGAGAGACGGATGCAGTGAATCTTGCGATCAAAACTTATCACATGACAGAGGGCATGCGGGCAATCCGCTCTAACCTCAGCGCCGTTGATGTTGGTATCATGATCGTGGGTGTAAATGGCAGGAGTTATTCAACAGATCCTTGGTATTGGGACATTTCTGCAGATGAACTAATGGCTCACCCAATAACGAAGGAAACCATATCCCATCCTGATCAAATCCTGTACCAGCTCGATCTAAGGGAAAATAAAGAGAACGTGAAAGAGCCTATGCTGGTAGCTTCCAAAGCTTTATTTGATCATTCGACCGGAAGAATTTATGGCACCATGTACGTAGCCATTCGTGATCGAGATTTCAAGCCCTTTTATGCTAACTTTACGAGTGAGGGTAATGACGTCGTGTTGCTGAATAAGAAGGGATTAATTGTATCCAGCAGCAAGACAGAAATGATTGGGCTCCGCGATAAAAAGCTGCTGCAAGAAGTAGAGGATGGAGGTAAAGATGGCGATTCTACCTATGTGATGGGGAATGAACGAATTGTTTTCTCGGAATACTTACCTGAATTTGATTTTTACATGATGAACCTGATAGATAAGAACGCCGTGACCGGACAGATGGTGAATGCCAAAGCGGTGACACTGACAATCATGGCTATCGTGGCAATATCGCTCATTATTGTTTTTTTGATTACCCGAAAAATGACGAAGTCCTTACGTGTACTCGTTAAACAGATGTCGAGTATTCCTACAGGTGATTTCGATAATCATGTAGATGTCACTAATAGTAGTTATGAAGTTAAGGAGCTAGGTAACGCTTTCAATTTTATGCTTGATTCACTTCATGATTATGTTGATAAGCTAATGGAGACTCAAAAGCAACAACGTAATGCGGAGCTGGCGGCACTCCAAATGCAGATTAACCCACATTTTTTATATAATACGCTGGCTTCTATCAAATTTCTGGTGCAGCAGGGCAATAAGGAAAAAGCAGCTGGAACGATAAATTCACTAATCTCACTCCTGCAAAATACAGTAAGCGATGTTCATTCTACTATTCCTGTTAGTCAAGAATTGGAGTCGTTGAAGCATTATGTGTATATCAATCACGTGAGATATGGCGAGAAGATTCGTGTGAATTACTTTGTGGAGCCAGAGAGCTTGGATTATCATATGCCGAAGCTAATTCTTCAACCTTTTATCGAAAATGCATTCTTTCATGCATTCAACCTAAAAGATGAGGGAAGAATTCTCATCATGATTTCCGTACAGGAAGAGCAACTAGTATGTGAAGTTGTAGATAACGGTGATGGAATGGATCTTGACCCGAATTTGCTGGAAGAGGAGCAGCTACCAGCTTCGAAGCACAAACGCCAACTGTTCTCCGGGATCGGTATACGGAATGTGGATGATAGAATCAAATTGTTATACGGTGAGAGATACGGGATTAATATTACAAGCAAACGGAATGAAGGTACACAAATCGTTGTTACGCTTCCATTGTTAAAAAACTAA
- a CDS encoding ABC transporter substrate-binding protein, giving the protein MKKLLSVMLASVVLLSACSTGGTKNETSNSGNSGAEGSSKPKEITVWAWDPAFNIAAMNVAKDAYAKVNPDVTVNVVENAQADIVQKLNTGLNSGSTKGLPNIVLIEDYRAQSFLQAYPDSFYELTDVVKAADFADYKIGPTSVDGKQYGVPFDSGVTGMYVRTDYLEQAGYSLDALQDIDWKQYIEIGKAVKEKTGKSMLTLDPNDLGLIRVMIQSAGAWYTGDDGQTPTIESNPALKEALVMYKEMMDSGIVKVISDWSQFVGAFNGGEVASVPTGNWITPSIKAEASQSGKWAVAPLPKLGATEGSVHASNLGGSSWYVMNVDGKEAAAEFLSKTFASDAELYQTLNTKVGVIGTLKAAASGEAYSAADEFFKGQKVVSDFAAWTEQIPNVNYGMNTYAIEDIMVVAVQSYLGGKDVDTVLKDAQKQADTQIR; this is encoded by the coding sequence GTGAAAAAATTATTATCCGTAATGCTAGCTAGTGTGGTTCTACTGTCGGCATGTTCCACAGGTGGAACGAAAAATGAAACGAGCAACTCTGGTAACTCCGGTGCCGAAGGTAGCAGCAAGCCAAAAGAGATTACAGTGTGGGCTTGGGACCCGGCGTTTAACATTGCCGCTATGAATGTTGCCAAAGATGCTTATGCGAAAGTTAATCCGGACGTAACGGTTAACGTCGTTGAGAACGCGCAAGCTGATATCGTTCAAAAGCTGAATACGGGGCTAAACTCTGGTTCCACGAAGGGTTTGCCTAACATTGTGTTGATCGAAGATTATCGTGCACAAAGCTTCTTACAAGCTTATCCAGATTCTTTTTATGAATTGACGGATGTTGTAAAGGCTGCTGACTTTGCGGATTATAAGATAGGCCCTACCAGTGTTGACGGTAAACAATACGGTGTTCCGTTTGACTCTGGCGTAACTGGAATGTATGTACGGACAGACTATCTCGAGCAAGCAGGCTACAGCCTGGATGCATTACAGGATATCGACTGGAAGCAATATATCGAGATCGGTAAAGCTGTAAAAGAGAAAACCGGCAAAAGCATGCTAACACTTGATCCGAACGATCTTGGTCTTATCCGAGTGATGATCCAATCGGCGGGCGCATGGTATACCGGAGATGATGGTCAGACTCCGACCATAGAAAGCAACCCTGCTTTGAAAGAGGCACTTGTGATGTACAAAGAAATGATGGATTCCGGGATCGTAAAAGTAATTTCAGACTGGAGTCAGTTTGTAGGTGCATTCAATGGTGGTGAAGTGGCTAGTGTACCTACAGGTAACTGGATTACACCTTCGATTAAAGCAGAAGCTTCTCAATCTGGTAAATGGGCAGTAGCTCCACTACCTAAGTTAGGAGCAACAGAAGGCTCTGTTCACGCTTCCAACCTTGGAGGTAGTTCCTGGTACGTAATGAATGTTGATGGTAAAGAAGCAGCAGCTGAGTTCCTATCTAAGACTTTTGCTTCTGATGCTGAACTGTATCAGACGTTGAATACAAAAGTTGGTGTTATCGGCACCTTGAAAGCTGCGGCGAGCGGTGAAGCTTACTCAGCTGCGGATGAATTTTTCAAAGGCCAAAAGGTCGTATCAGACTTTGCAGCATGGACCGAGCAAATTCCTAACGTCAACTATGGCATGAACACTTACGCAATCGAGGACATTATGGTTGTAGCAGTACAATCTTATCTAGGTGGCAAAGATGTAGACACTGTTCTGAAAGATGCGCAGAAGCAAGCGGATACTCAAATTCGCTAA
- a CDS encoding carbohydrate ABC transporter permease: protein MISVFYFYPMIQALILSFKSGRGSNLHFTGLDNYIRLFSDTTFLTAVKNTFIYLIIQVPVMLVLALFIAVLLNDDRLKFKGFFRTAIFLPTVTSLVAYSVVFKYMFGAEGIINKFLVNFHLISEPIQWITDPFWAKVTIIIAITWRFTGYNMIFYLSSLQNVDKSIYEAAHIDGASAFTQFFKITIPLLKPIILFTTITSTIGTLQLFDEVVNITKGGPGNATMSISQYIYNLSFEYTPDFGYAATVSYSIVVMVLILTLIQNKVGGDKR from the coding sequence ATGATCAGCGTTTTCTATTTTTATCCAATGATTCAAGCTTTAATTCTATCTTTTAAGTCGGGTAGAGGAAGCAATCTTCATTTTACCGGACTAGATAACTATATTCGATTGTTTAGCGATACTACTTTTCTTACTGCCGTCAAAAATACATTTATTTATTTGATTATTCAGGTTCCAGTCATGCTGGTACTGGCGCTCTTTATCGCCGTCCTGCTAAATGACGATAGACTGAAATTTAAGGGCTTTTTCAGAACGGCTATATTTCTGCCGACGGTAACCTCACTTGTAGCGTATTCCGTTGTTTTCAAGTACATGTTTGGAGCCGAAGGGATCATTAACAAATTTCTGGTGAATTTTCATCTAATCAGCGAACCGATTCAATGGATTACTGACCCCTTCTGGGCCAAAGTTACCATCATCATTGCTATCACCTGGCGCTTTACTGGCTATAATATGATTTTCTATTTATCATCCCTGCAAAATGTAGACAAATCTATTTATGAAGCTGCTCACATAGATGGCGCTAGTGCATTTACTCAATTTTTCAAAATCACAATTCCTCTATTGAAACCGATTATCTTGTTTACGACGATAACATCGACCATTGGAACACTTCAGTTGTTTGATGAGGTGGTTAACATCACGAAAGGTGGACCCGGCAATGCAACCATGTCGATTTCCCAATATATTTACAACCTTTCCTTTGAATACACACCTGACTTTGGATACGCTGCAACCGTCTCCTACTCGATTGTTGTAATGGTACTCATTCTGACGCTAATTCAGAACAAAGTAGGAGGAGACAAGAGATAA
- a CDS encoding carbohydrate ABC transporter permease has product MKTKRMFTYLFLVIAALISIFPFIWMVISATNQSVDVTKGTLLPGTHLFKNIDNLFSSVDMWQALWNSAKISVVTTLLSLLVASAAGYGFEMYRSRGKDIVFNILLASMMIPFAAIMVPLFQMFAKVSSVVPFLGIDTAAAVIMPTFTTAFLIFFFRQNTKMFPKEMMEAGRIDGLSEFGLFFRIYMPTMKSTYAAAAIITFLNSWNNYLWPLIVLQSPENMTVPLLISNLGSGYAPDYGLIMSAIVITTLPTALVFFMMQKQFVAGMTGSVK; this is encoded by the coding sequence ATGAAAACTAAACGCATGTTTACTTACCTGTTTCTAGTCATCGCTGCGCTGATCTCTATCTTTCCATTTATCTGGATGGTTATTAGTGCCACAAATCAGTCGGTTGATGTAACTAAAGGGACATTACTTCCGGGTACGCATCTCTTTAAAAATATAGACAATCTCTTTAGTTCAGTGGATATGTGGCAGGCTCTTTGGAATTCTGCAAAAATCTCTGTTGTTACTACTTTACTTTCACTATTGGTAGCATCGGCGGCTGGATATGGTTTTGAAATGTACCGCAGCCGTGGTAAAGATATCGTATTTAATATCTTACTGGCCTCTATGATGATTCCGTTCGCGGCAATCATGGTACCTCTATTTCAAATGTTCGCCAAAGTATCGAGTGTTGTGCCGTTCCTTGGTATCGATACAGCAGCAGCAGTTATTATGCCGACATTTACAACAGCATTCTTAATTTTCTTCTTCCGTCAAAATACAAAAATGTTTCCTAAAGAAATGATGGAAGCTGGTCGCATTGATGGTCTTTCGGAATTTGGTTTATTCTTCCGCATATACATGCCAACGATGAAATCAACTTATGCTGCCGCGGCGATTATCACCTTCCTTAACAGCTGGAACAACTATTTATGGCCTTTGATCGTATTGCAATCACCAGAAAATATGACCGTGCCATTGCTAATATCGAATCTTGGATCGGGTTATGCGCCTGACTATGGTCTGATTATGTCCGCGATTGTCATTACGACTCTGCCGACTGCCCTTGTATTCTTCATGATGCAAAAGCAATTTGTGGCTGGGATGACGGGTTCAGTTAAATAA